The following coding sequences are from one Lysinibacillus sp. FSL W8-0992 window:
- a CDS encoding 3-hydroxyacyl-CoA dehydrogenase NAD-binding domain-containing protein: MQKVLIIGGGFMGSAIAKYFNQYNVNVYLYEPNIERLQQLKQESDLQQITFLQQLEQIDGLTFVFEAIVENLQAKQALFEQLDSFYEKEVTFCTNTSSYLISDIAVKMLHKERLIGTHFFSPAHITPLIEVVPSTFTSQERANATMEFLQSVCKKPILLKREIEGFVANRLQSALAREAMSLVEKGIVTAEELDFIAKMSLGVRLANTGPLEQRDINGLDTHYAIVEHVYPTLENGTKPLAIHHAKIEAKQYGMKTNQGFYDWSSIDKQQYLAQKEKTLIDIIKLVQ; the protein is encoded by the coding sequence ATGCAAAAAGTACTAATAATAGGCGGGGGCTTTATGGGCTCGGCTATCGCGAAATATTTTAACCAATATAACGTAAATGTCTATTTATATGAGCCTAATATAGAAAGATTACAGCAATTAAAGCAAGAATCAGATTTACAACAAATTACTTTTTTACAGCAACTAGAACAAATTGATGGTTTAACATTTGTCTTTGAGGCGATTGTTGAAAATTTGCAAGCTAAACAAGCTTTATTCGAACAACTGGATTCATTTTATGAAAAAGAAGTTACGTTTTGTACCAATACTTCAAGTTATCTAATTAGCGATATTGCGGTAAAAATGTTGCACAAAGAACGCTTAATCGGGACACATTTCTTTTCTCCCGCACATATTACCCCTTTAATAGAAGTAGTTCCTAGCACTTTTACATCACAGGAACGAGCAAATGCGACTATGGAATTTTTACAAAGTGTTTGTAAAAAGCCTATCTTATTGAAACGGGAAATTGAAGGCTTTGTAGCAAACAGATTACAAAGTGCACTGGCAAGAGAAGCGATGTCTTTAGTTGAGAAGGGAATTGTGACGGCTGAAGAGTTGGACTTTATTGCTAAAATGAGCCTAGGTGTACGATTAGCTAATACTGGGCCACTTGAGCAACGGGATATAAATGGTTTAGATACACATTATGCCATTGTCGAACATGTATATCCAACTTTAGAGAATGGTACGAAACCACTTGCGATACATCATGCGAAAATAGAAGCTAAACAATATGGTATGAAAACCAATCAAGGCTTTTACGATTGGTCATCCATTGATAAACAACAATATTTAGCGCAAAAAGAAAAGACACTAATAGATATTATTAAGTTGGTTCAGTAG
- a CDS encoding carboxymuconolactone decarboxylase family protein, producing the protein MSSMYQALLTEGALTKKEKTLLLVGLFAARREEKQMLYFVKQAVEASNTVAEIAELIASAIISRGIPTWLSGIEAISYAIQLSGDAQAIEMGKEVDTFSSQQECIDYYQGEFDVLPTWIQYLVDYAPDTLLKYSNLRTTSLRDGSVSRLLKELLLYAINVCDAYEKGILIHKGNAISLGASVDVLAEVKALCIYAVGIQVIWNDEDSKA; encoded by the coding sequence ATGTCCAGCATGTATCAAGCACTTCTAACAGAAGGTGCTTTAACAAAAAAAGAAAAAACATTGTTACTTGTAGGATTATTTGCAGCACGACGTGAGGAAAAACAAATGCTTTATTTCGTAAAGCAAGCAGTTGAAGCGAGCAATACTGTCGCAGAAATTGCAGAACTAATTGCATCAGCCATTATTTCTAGAGGTATTCCTACTTGGTTATCTGGGATAGAAGCTATTTCTTACGCGATTCAACTATCAGGAGACGCACAGGCCATTGAGATGGGGAAAGAGGTTGATACATTTTCCTCACAGCAGGAATGTATTGATTATTATCAAGGTGAGTTTGATGTATTACCTACTTGGATTCAATATTTAGTAGATTATGCACCGGATACTTTATTAAAATATAGCAACTTGCGAACAACTTCTTTACGAGATGGGTCGGTGTCCAGATTACTGAAGGAATTATTACTGTATGCTATAAACGTTTGTGATGCCTATGAAAAAGGCATTCTGATTCATAAAGGTAATGCCATTTCACTTGGTGCGAGTGTTGATGTTTTAGCCGAGGTGAAAGCATTATGTATTTATGCAGTAGGAATACAAGTAATTTGGAATGATGAGGATAGTAAAGCTTAA
- a CDS encoding short-chain fatty acid transporter, producing the protein MEKLTNFFTNVMKKYLPDPFVFAIGLTLLTFVLALLIEDISFVDLTTAWGGGFWDLLAFTTQMAVILAMGYVLATAPVTDKLLNKIASMVHTPKMAIIVATLVGGIGSYLNWGFGLVIGGIIAKKLALKVKGVHYPLIIAAAYSGFTFYGLGLSASIPILISTPGHFLEDAMGLVTLSETIFSLPMIITTVVLLITLPLFNAMLHPKDPKNVVEIDPALYADKPKAKLNLLEDNTLANKLNNSRILAYAIGVLGLIYIVIYFTNGNSLNLNILNFIILFVGIILLGTPARYAEHLADGVKTISGIILQFPFYAGIMAIMAASGLVDTIAKIFVDLSNEHTLPFWGLISSFFINFFAPSAGGHWTVQGPFMIEAAKELGASLSETSMSVMLGNAWNDLVQPFWILPALALSRLKLKDIMGFLVMIMFFVGVIYIIATLAWSYLL; encoded by the coding sequence ATGGAAAAGTTAACGAATTTTTTCACAAATGTAATGAAAAAATATTTACCAGATCCATTTGTATTTGCAATTGGACTTACATTATTAACGTTTGTATTGGCTCTACTAATTGAAGATATTAGTTTTGTGGATCTAACAACTGCCTGGGGTGGTGGCTTTTGGGATTTACTAGCATTTACAACACAAATGGCCGTTATTCTTGCAATGGGTTATGTATTAGCTACAGCTCCTGTAACAGATAAGTTATTAAATAAAATTGCAAGTATGGTTCATACGCCAAAAATGGCAATTATCGTGGCAACACTTGTTGGTGGTATCGGGAGTTATTTAAACTGGGGATTTGGTTTAGTAATTGGTGGTATTATCGCAAAAAAACTAGCGTTAAAAGTTAAAGGGGTCCATTATCCGCTAATCATTGCAGCTGCATATTCTGGATTCACTTTTTATGGATTAGGTTTATCTGCTTCTATTCCAATTTTAATTTCAACTCCAGGTCACTTCTTAGAAGATGCTATGGGATTAGTTACATTATCAGAAACAATTTTTAGCTTACCAATGATTATTACAACAGTTGTTTTATTAATTACGTTACCTTTATTTAATGCGATGCTACATCCAAAAGATCCTAAAAATGTTGTGGAGATTGATCCAGCATTATATGCAGACAAACCAAAAGCAAAATTAAACCTTTTAGAAGACAATACTTTAGCAAATAAATTAAATAACAGCCGCATTCTAGCTTACGCAATTGGTGTGTTAGGGCTAATTTATATCGTAATCTATTTCACAAATGGTAATTCATTAAACTTAAATATTTTAAACTTTATTATTTTATTCGTAGGAATTATTTTACTAGGCACACCTGCACGTTATGCTGAGCACTTAGCTGACGGGGTTAAAACAATTTCAGGAATCATACTGCAATTTCCATTCTACGCGGGGATTATGGCTATCATGGCCGCTTCTGGTTTAGTGGACACAATTGCAAAAATATTCGTTGACTTATCAAACGAACATACCCTACCGTTTTGGGGGTTAATTAGCTCCTTCTTCATTAACTTCTTTGCACCATCTGCAGGAGGGCACTGGACAGTACAAGGTCCATTTATGATTGAGGCAGCAAAAGAATTAGGTGCTTCCTTATCAGAAACATCCATGTCTGTTATGTTAGGGAATGCTTGGAACGATTTAGTACAACCATTCTGGATTTTACCAGCTCTAGCACTCTCTCGCTTAAAGTTAAAAGATATTATGGGCTTCCTTGTTATGATCATGTTCTTCGTGGGTGTTATTTACATTATTGCAACATTAGCTTGGTCATATTTACTTTAG
- a CDS encoding DUF3870 domain-containing protein, which produces MQKLTSILVTAYAKAPQGTSMYEMYKHAGIVLEIDQQTHKIIDAEFTFVTDLAQNFFKRMLIGFDLTANIDELIARVDEHYYAPSSGSVVVALQSAQKRYLEKIQKDN; this is translated from the coding sequence TTGCAAAAATTAACTAGTATTTTAGTGACTGCTTATGCTAAAGCACCCCAAGGCACGTCTATGTACGAGATGTACAAACATGCTGGCATTGTGTTAGAAATCGATCAACAAACGCATAAAATTATTGATGCAGAATTCACATTCGTTACTGATCTTGCTCAAAATTTCTTTAAACGTATGTTGATTGGCTTTGATCTTACGGCCAATATTGATGAATTAATTGCTCGTGTAGATGAACACTATTATGCCCCATCAAGTGGTTCAGTCGTAGTAGCTCTACAGTCTGCGCAAAAAAGATACCTTGAAAAAATTCAAAAAGATAACTAA
- a CDS encoding thiolase family protein translates to MKEVVIVEGVRTAIGKLGGSLINETADILGSTVIRELLNRTQLDPTLIDEVILGQAKQSADQSNVARLASLRAELPITVPGYTVHRQCGSGLQSINNAAQQIALGYSDIIIAGGTESMSTAPYYLRNARYGYGVGNAVMLDPNTESQPGSQPFEVYGISTMGETAENLAEKYSISREEQDAFAHRSQELTAKAIQEGYFDKQIVPYEVKKRKSIEIFEKDEHPFLTSKEKLSTLKPVFRKGGTVTAGNSSGRNDGAAALLIMSNEKAIELGYKPKVKILAQAAAGVDPSIMGIGPVPATLKALKQANLSIQDIDIIELNEAFAAQSIAVINELGLDINRVNPNGGAIAMGHPIGATGAILMTKLIHELERTGKRYGLVTLCIAGGLGVSTIVENCQA, encoded by the coding sequence ATGAAAGAAGTAGTTATTGTAGAAGGTGTTCGAACAGCTATAGGTAAGTTAGGGGGCTCATTAATCAATGAGACAGCAGACATTCTTGGTTCAACAGTTATTCGTGAACTCCTAAATCGTACACAGCTAGATCCCACGCTAATTGATGAAGTGATTTTGGGACAAGCAAAACAAAGTGCTGATCAATCCAATGTTGCACGCCTTGCATCTCTACGTGCCGAGCTACCAATTACTGTTCCAGGTTATACAGTACATCGCCAATGTGGTTCGGGACTACAATCCATTAATAATGCGGCACAGCAAATAGCTCTTGGCTATAGCGATATTATTATCGCAGGGGGAACAGAATCCATGAGTACAGCCCCATATTACTTACGAAATGCTCGTTATGGATATGGCGTTGGAAATGCTGTCATGTTAGATCCGAACACAGAAAGTCAACCAGGCTCACAACCGTTTGAAGTTTATGGCATTTCAACGATGGGTGAAACAGCAGAAAATTTAGCCGAAAAATATTCAATTTCTCGTGAAGAGCAAGATGCATTTGCACATCGTAGTCAAGAACTTACAGCGAAGGCCATACAAGAAGGTTATTTTGACAAACAAATTGTACCTTACGAAGTGAAAAAACGAAAATCAATAGAAATTTTTGAAAAAGATGAGCATCCATTTTTAACGAGTAAAGAGAAGTTAAGTACGTTAAAACCTGTATTCCGTAAAGGTGGAACAGTAACAGCGGGCAATAGTAGTGGGCGTAATGACGGTGCAGCTGCATTGTTAATCATGTCGAATGAAAAAGCTATAGAACTAGGCTATAAGCCCAAGGTAAAAATACTTGCTCAAGCAGCCGCTGGCGTAGATCCATCTATAATGGGAATCGGTCCAGTTCCAGCTACATTAAAAGCATTGAAGCAGGCAAATTTATCAATTCAAGATATTGATATTATTGAGCTAAATGAAGCCTTTGCAGCCCAATCTATCGCAGTTATCAATGAACTTGGGTTAGATATTAATCGAGTAAATCCAAACGGCGGTGCTATTGCAATGGGCCATCCTATTGGGGCAACTGGTGCCATTTTAATGACAAAACTTATTCATGAGCTTGAACGAACAGGCAAGCGTTATGGTTTAGTAACATTATGTATCGCAGGGGGACTTGGTGTTTCCACTATCGTTGAAAACTGCCAAGCATAA
- a CDS encoding 3-oxoacid CoA-transferase subunit B codes for MANPIQELIAKRAAKEVANGQIINLGIGIPTLVAKYVENDNVHFHTENGMLGVVGVDEDDIDPNVVNAGKMPVGEAIGSSFFNSAESFGMIRGGHVDVAILGVLQVDEQARIANWAVPGKNIIGVGGAMDLLIGAQKVIVTMTHTSKDGKSKILKNCTYPITSTRSVDTIITELAVFNYVDGQLHLVELMPEVTLQQVEASTEASFVNALK; via the coding sequence ATGGCTAATCCAATTCAAGAGCTAATAGCAAAAAGAGCTGCAAAAGAAGTTGCAAATGGACAAATTATTAATTTAGGTATTGGTATCCCTACACTTGTTGCAAAGTATGTAGAAAATGACAATGTTCACTTTCATACAGAGAACGGCATGCTCGGCGTAGTAGGTGTAGATGAGGATGATATCGATCCGAATGTAGTGAATGCTGGAAAAATGCCAGTTGGAGAAGCGATTGGATCATCCTTTTTTAATAGTGCAGAATCATTTGGCATGATTCGAGGGGGTCATGTGGATGTAGCCATCTTAGGCGTACTACAAGTAGATGAGCAAGCACGTATCGCCAATTGGGCAGTACCAGGGAAAAATATTATTGGTGTTGGTGGTGCAATGGATTTACTAATCGGTGCACAAAAGGTCATTGTCACGATGACGCATACATCAAAAGATGGGAAAAGTAAGATTTTAAAGAATTGCACTTATCCAATTACCTCAACTCGTAGCGTGGATACGATTATTACTGAATTGGCAGTTTTTAACTATGTAGATGGACAGTTACATTTGGTTGAATTAATGCCTGAAGTTACATTACAGCAAGTAGAGGCTAGCACAGAAGCAAGTTTTGTCAATGCGTTGAAATAG
- a CDS encoding CoA transferase subunit A, producing the protein MKIYESVEQALSCVESGQTIMVGGFGLVGGPLTLIDALVELEVNDLTIISNNLGEKGKGLGKLLEQKKVKKAIGSYFTGNRDVGEAFQRGELEIELLPQGTLAESIRAGGAGIGGYYTKTSFGTDLAKGKETKIINGEEYVFEEALKADVAIIRAHKADRLGNLVYYKTARNFNPIMATAAKTVIVEVDEIVEAGELSSDDIITPHLFIDRVIVAQKILTKEGVVENG; encoded by the coding sequence ATGAAAATTTATGAATCTGTAGAACAGGCTTTATCTTGCGTTGAAAGTGGCCAAACAATAATGGTCGGTGGCTTTGGTTTAGTAGGGGGTCCACTCACTTTAATAGATGCACTAGTAGAGTTAGAGGTCAATGATTTAACAATCATCAGCAATAACTTAGGGGAAAAAGGTAAGGGTCTTGGAAAATTGCTAGAGCAAAAGAAAGTAAAAAAGGCAATCGGCTCTTACTTTACTGGCAATCGAGATGTTGGCGAAGCATTTCAACGTGGAGAACTTGAAATTGAATTATTACCCCAAGGTACATTAGCTGAATCGATTCGAGCTGGTGGTGCAGGGATTGGTGGCTATTACACAAAAACATCTTTTGGAACAGACTTGGCTAAAGGTAAAGAAACAAAAATAATTAATGGTGAAGAATACGTTTTTGAGGAAGCGTTAAAGGCGGATGTCGCAATTATTCGTGCACATAAGGCAGATAGACTTGGAAATTTAGTGTATTACAAAACTGCGCGTAATTTTAATCCGATTATGGCAACTGCGGCCAAGACAGTCATTGTTGAGGTAGATGAAATTGTAGAAGCAGGCGAACTAAGTAGTGATGATATCATTACTCCGCATTTATTCATTGATCGAGTGATTGTAGCACAGAAGATTTTAACGAAGGAAGGCGTTGTGGAGAATGGCTAA
- a CDS encoding carboxymuconolactone decarboxylase family protein yields MSTGLEYFKKVYDVVPEWVQKMHDYNPAMLDHYTALRGAAMAPGVLSVKDKDILLVGMNAARHYARSMVYHTKGAIDGGATLEELIEYLLVAFNYGEEKALQIGLQSFDYALELTNTSADKISHDASAMDIVRYYSTFASTDQSKAYFEKLLSFIVAKDENALKVALLDSNVVSTQMKHILMTGIYTTILKNEETDYWAKQSREIGVEEAELAELGYICLLTAGIPSWFEISDALIQK; encoded by the coding sequence ATGTCTACAGGATTAGAGTATTTTAAAAAAGTTTATGATGTAGTACCTGAATGGGTGCAAAAAATGCATGATTATAATCCAGCAATGCTAGACCACTATACAGCACTTCGTGGAGCAGCAATGGCACCAGGTGTACTTTCTGTAAAGGACAAGGACATTTTGTTAGTTGGCATGAATGCAGCAAGACATTATGCACGAAGCATGGTGTACCATACAAAAGGCGCCATTGATGGTGGTGCTACTCTCGAAGAATTAATTGAGTACTTACTCGTAGCGTTTAACTATGGTGAGGAAAAAGCATTACAGATTGGCTTGCAGTCTTTTGACTATGCGTTAGAGCTAACGAATACGAGTGCAGACAAAATTTCACATGATGCTTCAGCAATGGATATTGTGCGCTATTACAGTACGTTTGCTTCGACAGATCAAAGTAAGGCATATTTTGAGAAATTATTAAGTTTTATTGTTGCAAAAGATGAAAACGCTTTAAAAGTTGCGTTACTTGATAGCAATGTTGTATCAACGCAAATGAAACATATCTTAATGACGGGAATTTACACAACGATATTGAAAAATGAGGAAACAGATTATTGGGCTAAACAATCACGTGAAATAGGTGTAGAAGAAGCAGAATTAGCAGAGCTAGGCTATATTTGCCTATTAACAGCTGGCATTCCTTCTTGGTTTGAAATTAGTGATGCGCTTATCCAAAAGTAA